TTATTTTTTCTAAGAAGGCGGCTTGTGCTTGAATTTGCCGGTTAAGAGGGGCCGTTTTGTGGTGGCAAATTGCGATTGCAACAGCATCTGCCACATCATCTGGCTCTGGTTTTTTATCCAAATTGAGCGTGAGCTGTACCATACGTTGTACTTGTTTTTTGTCCGCTGTTCCGGTGCCGCATAAAATCATTTTGACGCGTTTGGGAGGATAAAAAGAAATTGTTTTTTTAGCTTGTTCGCAAGCTACAATAATTACACCGCGGGTCATTACGGTGTTAGCCATGGTGACTGCGCGTTTCAAAAAGAAGTTTTGTTCCATGGCCACTTGGTCGGGGTTGTACTGGGTAAGAATTTTTTGTAATTGTTCGTAAACATAGGCCAAGCGTTGGGGTAAGTCTTGACCGGCGGCTGTGTGTAATAACCCGCAGGCAATAAGCTGCAGCTGATTGCGCTCCGTGCGGCGTACTACCGCCCAACCGGTACGATCTAAACCGGGGTCTATGCCCAAAATGGTGGTAGTAAGTTTATTCATTGTTTAGAAAACCGCCCGTGGCCAAAGAGGACGCGGGCGGTATAATATAAACCAAGTTTATTTATCTAATTTGGCCATAATATCATCGGGGATATTATAGTTGGAATATACGTTTTTCGTATCGTCGTGATCATCCAGCTCTTCCATCATGTTAAGCAGAGATTCGGCTGTATGTTCATCGGTGATATTTACTTCCGTATCCGGTAACATGGTCAGTTCGGCTGATTCCGGCGTGATTCCTTTTGCTTCAATGGCTTTTTTCACTTCGTCGAAAGTGGCGTCCGGAGCGGTGATGACCTCATAGGCATCGCCTTCTGTGCGTACATCTTCGGCACCCGCTTCCAAAGCCAAGTTCATCAAATCATCTTCACCAATAGCATCTTTTGCAATCACAATCACACCTTTGCTTTTGAACATGTAAGATACACAACCGGAAGTACCGATAGAGCCGCCGCGGCTGGTGAAAATTTTACGGATTTCCGCAAAGGTACGGTTTTTGTTATCAGTTGTACATTCTACGATTACCGCCGTAGAACCCGGTCCGTATCCTTCATATGTAATTTCTTCATAAGACACACCGGGCAGTTGGCCGGTACCTTTCATGATGGCGCGTTTCATGTTTTCCATCGGCATGTTGGCTGCACGCGCATCATCCATCGCTTTTCTCAAACGAGGATTTTGATCGGGATTGCCGCCGCTCATTTTAGCCGCAATCGTAATTTCTCTTAAAATCTTGGTAAAGACTTTACCTTTTTTTGCATCTACGAGGGCCTTTTTGTGTTTAATACCAGCCCAGTGTGAATGTCCACCCATGGATGACTCCTTACTACTAGATTAGATATCTTATTCTAGCAAATTTTTTTATAGAGATATACTGAAATGAATTTGCCCCGTGCGGGATTCGAACCCGAACCACCGGTTCCGAAGACCGGTACTCTATCCAGTTGAGCTAACGGGGCTTTTATGTATTGTAGCATTTTATCTGTTATGAAAGCGAAAGCAGAGGAGATGCTGAACAAAAACCTTTCAGCATGACAATATTTTTTTGTCGTTATCCCATGCCGTCATCATGAATCCTGCGGACTGCTACTTCGGCAATGACAATATAAAATTAAGGTCATCCCTGAAACGCCACTCCCTGTCATCCCCGAAACACCCCCCTCTGTCATCCCCGAAATTTGTAATCGGGGATCTCCACCTTATTTGCTGTTACAAATCGGCCTTGAAGCGTAGTAAAAAAGAGTCTGCAAAAGGGGTAGTCTGTTTGATATGTATGAGCAAAGCGAGTTTATCAAACAGCCGTTTGCAGATGCTTTTTTGTTTCTTGGCCGACCGTCTTTTTGTGTACTTTTTCTTCGGAAAGAAAAAGTATTAATAAAAAACACTTGACTCGTTTTTTTTTTTGCTACGATTAGGGAAGATGCAGGGGTCGTTGGTGACACTTGCGTTGTTAAAGTTGTTTTTAGCCGTGTTTTTGCAGGAAAAAACAGTTGTTTATTTTTAGTTGGGAGGGATTATGAAAAGAGGTTTCACCTTAATTGAACTATTAGTAGTGGTACTCATTATCGGAGTGCTGACCGCAGTTGCCTTACCGCAGTATCAAACCGCCGTAGATAAAAGCCGTTATGCTACGTTAATGCCGATGGCTAAGAGTGTGGCCAATGCCCAAGAAGCATTTTATATGAATGGCGGACACTATTCGGATGATTTGGCCTATTTAGATGTACAGTTACCCAATGACCCGAGTGGCACCGTAGCCAATGTGGGAGACGGCTTAAAAGTAGAGATTAGTGAAGATAGTGATTATGGATTTGTAAAAATGTCCAAAGAAGGGCTAGAAAATAATTACATTATTTACCAAGAGAACAGTCTAAACTATCCCAAAGAAATCCACTGTGAAGCATTAACAGGCA
This DNA window, taken from Elusimicrobiaceae bacterium, encodes the following:
- the ruvC gene encoding crossover junction endodeoxyribonuclease RuvC yields the protein MNKLTTTILGIDPGLDRTGWAVVRRTERNQLQLIACGLLHTAAGQDLPQRLAYVYEQLQKILTQYNPDQVAMEQNFFLKRAVTMANTVMTRGVIIVACEQAKKTISFYPPKRVKMILCGTGTADKKQVQRMVQLTLNLDKKPEPDDVADAVAIAICHHKTAPLNRQIQAQAAFLEKIKAAKAAQIQTITRKVRTTRSN
- a CDS encoding YebC/PmpR family DNA-binding transcriptional regulator codes for the protein MGGHSHWAGIKHKKALVDAKKGKVFTKILREITIAAKMSGGNPDQNPRLRKAMDDARAANMPMENMKRAIMKGTGQLPGVSYEEITYEGYGPGSTAVIVECTTDNKNRTFAEIRKIFTSRGGSIGTSGCVSYMFKSKGVIVIAKDAIGEDDLMNLALEAGAEDVRTEGDAYEVITAPDATFDEVKKAIEAKGITPESAELTMLPDTEVNITDEHTAESLLNMMEELDDHDDTKNVYSNYNIPDDIMAKLDK